GGTGTTGAGTTCGACCAAGGCCACGCGCATTTCCAAACACGCCATCAGCGCGTTTTGGGTGTCGTTCTCGTTCGTGTGGGGCGCGCCCCAGACCGCCATGATCGCATCGCCGATGAATTTGTCGACGACTCCTTGGTGGCGATTGATGATCCCGACCATCACCTCGAAGTACTCGTTCAACATCTCGACGACCTCTTCGGGGGAGCGGTTCTCCGAGAACGCCGTGAACCCGCGAATATCCGAGAAGAAGACGGTGACCTGTTTGTTCTGGCCGCCGACGCCGATGTCGTTTTTCAGCAAGTCTTCCGCGACCGAGGAGCCGTGGAATTTCGAGAACAGGTTTTTCACCTTGTCCCGCTCTTTCAAGCCTTCGGTCATGTTGTCGAAGGCGTGCGCCAGATCGTGGACCTCGTCCTCGACCCAGCCTTTGATCTTTTCCGAGGCCTTGATGTCGAAGTTCCCTTTTGAAACCAAACGCACCAAGGTCGCGAGCACTTCGATCGGGCCCGTCAACGTCATCGAGAACAGGAAGATCAAGATGATCGCGACCGACAGGATGATGCCCGCGGTCTTGAAGGCGTTTCGTTTCATTTCGTTCGCGGGCGCGATGATCGTGGATTTCGAGATTTCCGAAAAGACGATGACGCCCAGATGTTCGAGCTTCACGTAGGCACCGACGATCTCTTCGTTGGTTTTCGGGTCCACCGCCATGACCTGACGGCGCGGCTGCTGATCGGGCAGGGCGCGCGCGACCATGACCTCTTGCGAGAAGTCGGTTTTCGCCATCACGAGTTTTTCGTCCGGATGGGCGAGCAACCAGCCGTTGCGATCCACCAGGAACAGGGTGCGTTCGGACTCGTTGGCGAAAGCTTTCTGGATCAAGGCCAAGCTGAAGTCGACGAGCAGGATGTGCGTGACCTGGTCTTTCGCGTCCCGCACCAAAGGAATCCCCAGGGTCGCGAGCGCCGGGCCGTTTTCGGTGCTGGCGTTACGGAACTCGAAGCTTTTGTGCAAGATCGAGTTCAGCGGAAAGTTCTGCGCGGTTCGCAAGGCCTCGAACGACTCGGGCGTCCACTTCTGCGCTTCGAGGAAAGCCGACTTCGTTTGACGGGCGAGCAACGTGATCTCGCCGCCTTTGCGCTGCCAGATTTCCGCGTTCACGAAAGCATTTTCCTTTTCGAAAGCGCTCGCGAAGGCTTGGTACAACGGATGTTGCGGCGGCGTCGCGGTCGGCGGAGCGGCCGACACGACCGGCGTCTCCGGCACGGCCGCGGGGGGCATCGCTTCAGAGCCCGGCGCGACCGGAGCGGCTTCCGTGACGGTCGCGGCATCGACGGCGGCGGGGACGGGAGCGCTGGCGTGCGGGAACGCCGCGATCCCCGGAACCTGCTGCGCGTACTGATAGTACTGACCGCCGAGCTTTTGGGTGCGCTCCAGGATCGAAAGCAAGTTCTGCTCGACCTCGATGGCTTTCGCCGTCGCTTCGGTCATGTTCGAGTATTCCTCGCGTCGCAGGAGTTCTTTCTCGAGGTTCTGCGAGGTCTGCAGCACGAAGAGGGACGTCGACGAGACGAGCAGTCCCAAGAACAACGTGATCAGCTTCAGCATGATCGGGATTTTCAAGAATTTCCGTTTCATAACGCCCACTCCAGAAACAGGTTGAGGTAGTGACCCGTGATCTTCACCGTGTTCGTGCGATCGTGCGAGGATTTATAAGCTTGTGAATCTTGACGGTAAGCATATCCGATCAGCCCCGACGCGCGTTCGGTGATACGGTACGAACCGAGCAGTCCCGCCTGATAACTGAGGCTCGGCGCCACGGGGTTGCCGGTCGGAGTTTTGACGGACATCAGGCTCGCGTAGGCTTGCGCGTTCACCTGGAATCCGAGCTTCGGTGAAAGCGCCCACCAGTATTCGATGCCGTACTGGGGACCCGCGGCGATGATCTTGTCGATGCGGTCGATACCGTTCAAATCGCGCGCGATGATTTCGGGAAGCTCTTTGTAGAAGATGCCGCCCTTTTGCCGGAACTCGCCACTGCGACCGATGATGGTGCGGCGAACGGCGCTGAACTCGAGCGACATGAAAGTGGGGTTTTGGCCCGCGACCGTGAAACCCGAAAGATCCGCGATCCCCAGGAAACCCCAAGGGCTGCGGCCCGAGATCCAACCCGTACCGATACGACCGGTTCCGCCGAAGTTGTTCGGCAGGTCTACTTGCAGCGGCGCGGAGCCGCCGTTGTCGGCGTTGATTCCCGAGTAGGCCATTCCCGTCACGAGATAACTTGCCACCACGAACCAGCCCGTCGTGCGAACGATCGACTGGCGGAGCATCGCCGCGTATTCGGCTTCCTCGCTGCGATCGCCGTCGGCGACGTTGAACTGAATCGTAGAGATTTTCGAATTTTTGCGGAATCCCGCCTGCGAGCGCACGTTCAGGCGGTAGTTTCCACCGGGCCACGAGGGTGCGAAAGCGAACTTGTCGCCGGTGAATTCCTTCTGCGCATCGACGTTCTTCCACTTGTTGGTGGTCGCGTCCTTGATCTGCAGCGTGTAGTGCACGCTCTGGGCGTAGGGAACGTTTTGCCACTTGAGCTCGCGGACGAACGGGTTCGGTGGTTCTTCGAGCTGGGGCCGCTCGAGCATGGGTCCCCAGAGCTCGAGATGGCCTTTGAGCGGAGTTTCCGAAGTCAGGCCTTCGCGGTTTTTGGCGATCAGGCTCCATTTGTATTCGCGGCCCACGGGAAGTTCGACCTGCAGCGAAGTTTCGGACACTTCGAGCGTCTTAAAGACCTGGCCGTCCGGCCCTTCGATTTTCAGTTCGTAAGAGTCCGCACCGGGGACGGCACCCCAGCGAAACGGAACATCAGAACGTTCGGGATCTTTCGCGTCAATGCGCAGATGATTTTTCAAATCGGTCGACTGCGGCGGTTCGAGCATGACGGTCAGCTCGACCGCTTCGGACCAGTCCCCGGGGACCCGGCGGCGATCTTTCGAACGGACACGCATTTCGTAGAATCCGGGGGACAGTCGTCCCTTCCAGATCGAGTCTTTGGTGTTGTAAACCTCGGGTTTGGAGTTGGCTTTGGGCTTACGCGTGACTTCGACGTCGTACGTGACCGCGCCTTCGGTGGTTTCCCATTCGAGCGAAACGTCGCGCGCGGGCAGAATGGGCGCGTTTTCGGCGAACGCGGTTCCCGCATACAAGAGAAGGAAAAAGGTGAAGATCCGGCGTTTCATCAGTCCACCTGGATCCTTTTCACCTTCGGCGCGGAAAGTCCGCTGCTGTCGGGGACGATGACTTGCCGGGCTTCGGGCTCGGTGGTCGGGCGACCATACTGGTCGATCGCGCGGATCTCGAGCTCGTAGCGGCCGGGCAGCAGTGCTTCCAAGTGCGCGGAAGACTTTTGGGACTTCAGCGACGAGATTTCACGTCCCTCGCTGGACTTCAATTTCAGTTCGAAGTTTTTGGTGCCCGCGGGGGCGCGCCACCGCAGGTTCAAGTCACCTTTGTTATCTGCGCGCAGGTCACCCTTTTCCGGCAAGAAGACCGGGGCGGGGACGGGCGGGATCAAATTCAGATCGAAACCGCGGTTCTCGGATTTCGAAAGCACGCGTCCGTCGGCGTCGAGAGCTTCGACCGAGGCGATCCAGCGACCGGGTCCCGGCAGTTTGGTGGTGTGCCGTGTTTCTTTCAGATCGAAGTTCAGTACGTTCGTGCTTTCGGGATTCTGCAAATCCGTTTCGCTGGGCGCCAAACGCAGGCGCCACATTTTGATGTCGGGGTCGGCCGTCGCGTTCCACTTCAGATTCGCGGTCGGCTCGACGGGATAGTTCATCGCTTTTTCGATGTCCCAAACGATGTTGATGACCTTGGGCGGTTTCACCCAGATTTCGAATTGCTGCGGCGGTGCCGAAATCATTTCGCGCTCATCCGGATAGAAACTCGAAACGCGCCAGTGGTATTTACCGCCCGGCAGAATCCGCTCGGCGCTGTTTTGCCCCGTCTTGAACTTTTCGCTGAAGAGCGTCTTGCGGAAAGACGAGTCGGTCGCGACTTCGAGGGTCGTTTCCGAAACACGGTCCGGAGCCGACCATTGGAAGGTGATGGCCAGACCTTCGCTTTGGAGCGTGATGAACTCGTTCTGCGCGGGTTGGATGATGGAAGGCGCGGGCAACGCGCCGACTTCCAGACGCTGCACGGGAGTTTCGCTGATGGTGGTGCCGGCCGCGACGGCGACGACTTTCCAGAAGTGCACGCCGGGTTTCACCACGAAAGCGAGTTCGTCGGCCGCCGTGGGGCGAGCTGCGTCGATGCGATTCAAGCTTTTGCGCGAAGAACCCATCCACAATTCGAACTTCGCGCCGGGCGCATCGCCTTCCCACTGAAAGCGCTGGGCCGAGGGATTTTGCGCCGAGACGAAAACGGGAGCATCCGCCCGCGGCGCGAGCGCTTTGAGGAGCGGCGTGTTTTCACCACCGAGCGAGCTCACGTCGCCGGACTTCAGGTTTTGTTTCACGCCGTCCTGTTCGACCGTCGCCGATCCCTTCAAGACCTGAACGTCGAGGGATTTGCCTTCGGTTTTCGAGAGCGAGACGGTCGCCTTGGACAGATCGACGGCGCCCTGGTCGGATTTCAACGTCAGCTTTTCGTCGCCGCCCGGGCCGTCACCCTGCGCGACGAAGACGCTACCATCCAGCAGCTCGAGGTTGATGTTGTCCGCGTCTTTCGAGATCACGATCAACGATTCGGGTTCGATGTCGAGCGTGCGTCCGTTGCCTTTGAACTGCAGCTTCGCTTGGCCGAGACGCGCGGTGCGGATCGCTTCGCCGGGATAGACGGGATCCGCGTTTTCGAGCTCCTGCCAGATGGTGCGTTTGATGGGACGACGTTCGACTTCGTTGTCGACGCGAACGACGAAGGCCACGGGCTCGCGATCACCCGCGAGTGATTTCGGAGCGGTGGCTTCGTAAATGTAAATCGTGGCGCCGTAACAAAGCAGCGAGCTGATCACCGCAATACTTAAGCGCAGCCAAAATCGTTTCATCCCCTTGAAAGATCGGCGGAAAACGCTGTCTTCTTGATCATTTCGAAGATTCGGATTAGTCTTTCGGACCTATGTCCAACGAGACTTCCGACCAGAAACCGCGCGAGCGGAAAAACTACATCACGCCGACCGGCTTTCAGCGTCTGAAGGACGAGTTTCAACATCTGATGCAGGTCGAACGTCCAAAGCTCGTCGAGACCGTGGCCTGGGCCGCCTCCAACGGCGATCGCAGCGAAAACGCCGATTACATCTACGGAAAACGGCGCCTGCGCGAAATCGATTCGCGACTGCGTTTTTTGACCGGGCGCCTGGAAGCCGCGGTGGTCGTCGACCCCGCGACCCTGTCGGGCCACAAGGTGGTGTTCGGCTCCACGGTCACCCTGGAAACCGAGGACGGGGAAACGCTGAAGTACCAGATCGTCGGCGAAGACGAGTTCGACGCGAAAACGGGCCGGATCTCTTGGCGGTCGCCGGTCGCGACGGCCCTTTTGGGGAAAAGCGTGGGCGACGAAGTCATGCTGAAGAAACCGTCGGGCGATGAAACGGTCGAGATCGTCGACCTCGAATTCATCTGAACAAATTTCTAGCTGCCGAACGAAACCCCTCGACAAAATCCAAGCCTCCAGCGAAGTTCCGCCGACGTTAAGATTTCATACGCCGTGGGGCGGGAGGGGGTTCTGGTGAAGTCGTTCGTTGTTGGTTTTGTTTTGTGCACCGTCTTCGCGAGCGTCTCCGCGCAGGCCGTTTACCCGGAAGATTTTAAAGGCTTCGCGCATGAGGCCACGGTCACCGACGATCGTGATCTCGTGAAAGCCAATCGTGACCGCCGCACCGTTCGTTTCTTGCGCGCGGCCAATCTGACCGTCACGAAGCTGATGCCCGACGATACCCAAGGCAGTCGCCACCAGCGCTTCTACGCGAAGCTCAGCGATGCCTCGGAAGTCTACATCGTTTACTCGCTGGAGTACGGCCGGGTGCGCGTTCCCGTCACGGTCGGAAGCCGTATCGGCGTCGGCGGGGAGTACCGCTGGACGAAGTTTGGTGGCCTTTTGCATTGGGTGCACGAGGATCATCGAGATCAGCGGCCCGACGGCTACGTCGAAGTCCGGGGCGTGCGTTACGGCAAAGACCGGTAAAACCCAAGGCTGCGCGGCGCGTTTCCATTAAGAAATCTTGGGGCACCCATCAGTGCCCCAAATGTCCCGTCTGAAAAATTTATGAAATGGCTCCGAAATGGGTGGCCCAAGCCCAACGGCGTTGACTGAAAACCGCCGGACTGTTGGATTCCGCCGCAGCAAAACACCCTCAATATGACACGTACCGCGGGATCGCGGGCGCGTCCCCAAAGAAAGGTCTCTCGATGAAAACTCTCGTTTTCGCAGTAGCGTCTCTGTTGGCTTCGGCAGCAATGGCTTTCCCGGCTGTTAAAGACAAGTCGGTCTTCAATGGTATCTACGCTGGTGCGGCTGGCGGTCAGATCGAATTCGTCCAAACTCTGGAACTGACAAAGTTCGACTCGGCTTCGAACAAGTACACTCTGGCGAACACTTTCGCGCTCCCGAACGGTCAAGTTCAGGCGCAAGAAGTTGAAGTCGATGCGGCTCAACTGATGACTAAAGAAAAAGTGGCTGAGATCCTCGCTCAGTGTGAAGCGGCTGGCGCGACTTTGGGTGAAACCACTGTTCCCGCGGGCACTTTCAAGACTTGCCAAGTCCCCACTCAAAACGGTGGCACCGTGTGGGTTGCGGAAGTTCCGTTCGGTTTCGTGAAAGAGATCTACTTCGACCAAGACATGAACCGCATCGAAGTCGAACTCGCTTCGACCGTTTCGGGTCAGTAATCGTCCCAAGGCACGTCACGGCTCTGCCGTTGACGGATGCGTTCACCGCTTCGTGATGAAGCGGTGAACTTCAGAACCCGGCGCCCGCAAAGGCCCGGGTTTTTTCGTTTTGAGACTCATTTTGAAACGATGAAGTCTCCGACATTCGGAGTGAAAATCTCAGTCGGCGCCGGAGGAGAACCTCGGCTATCCTGATCTACGTGAAACCCGTCTTCGCGCGCGTCGCACTCCTATCGGCATTGACCCTGCTCGGTTTTCAGAACTGCGGGCAGAACTACGACGTCGCGAGCTCCGATGCGG
The DNA window shown above is from Pseudobdellovibrionaceae bacterium and carries:
- a CDS encoding DUF3465 domain-containing protein gives rise to the protein MKSFVVGFVLCTVFASVSAQAVYPEDFKGFAHEATVTDDRDLVKANRDRRTVRFLRAANLTVTKLMPDDTQGSRHQRFYAKLSDASEVYIVYSLEYGRVRVPVTVGSRIGVGGEYRWTKFGGLLHWVHEDHRDQRPDGYVEVRGVRYGKDR
- the greB gene encoding transcription elongation factor GreB → MSNETSDQKPRERKNYITPTGFQRLKDEFQHLMQVERPKLVETVAWAASNGDRSENADYIYGKRRLREIDSRLRFLTGRLEAAVVVDPATLSGHKVVFGSTVTLETEDGETLKYQIVGEDEFDAKTGRISWRSPVATALLGKSVGDEVMLKKPSGDETVEIVDLEFI
- a CDS encoding adenylate/guanylate cyclase domain-containing protein; the encoded protein is MKRKFLKIPIMLKLITLFLGLLVSSTSLFVLQTSQNLEKELLRREEYSNMTEATAKAIEVEQNLLSILERTQKLGGQYYQYAQQVPGIAAFPHASAPVPAAVDAATVTEAAPVAPGSEAMPPAAVPETPVVSAAPPTATPPQHPLYQAFASAFEKENAFVNAEIWQRKGGEITLLARQTKSAFLEAQKWTPESFEALRTAQNFPLNSILHKSFEFRNASTENGPALATLGIPLVRDAKDQVTHILLVDFSLALIQKAFANESERTLFLVDRNGWLLAHPDEKLVMAKTDFSQEVMVARALPDQQPRRQVMAVDPKTNEEIVGAYVKLEHLGVIVFSEISKSTIIAPANEMKRNAFKTAGIILSVAIILIFLFSMTLTGPIEVLATLVRLVSKGNFDIKASEKIKGWVEDEVHDLAHAFDNMTEGLKERDKVKNLFSKFHGSSVAEDLLKNDIGVGGQNKQVTVFFSDIRGFTAFSENRSPEEVVEMLNEYFEVMVGIINRHQGVVDKFIGDAIMAVWGAPHTNENDTQNALMACLEMRVALVELNTKRASRGQDPIRIGMGLHCGPAISGTIGSQERMEYTVIGDTVNMTSRIEASTKAFGSDLLVSQAVIDKIGPNYLSHVAGEATVKGKTEPLRLYKVKGYRTPAGEEIVIETEFSDPVAEYDEKVKKTA